One window from the genome of Amaranthus tricolor cultivar Red isolate AtriRed21 chromosome 9, ASM2621246v1, whole genome shotgun sequence encodes:
- the LOC130823184 gene encoding cysteine proteinase mucunain-like has protein sequence MGIYQNWLAQHGKVQNALPDPKRFEIFKDNLRFIDEHNSVNRPYKVGLNKFADMTNEEYREKFLGTQPSPYTNLLNKKINKRYLPLPGDRLPKAVDWRKVGAVNHVKDQGQCDIPFAWARKLRHSISSLISSEELHKELEKINLEIIHEGELEAKLSALSIQPTLFGEIMTKQLEYPKIMKISGTGQ, from the exons ATGGGCATATACCAAAACTGGTTAGCCCAACATGGCAAGGTCCAAAACGCCTTGCCCGACCCGAAAAGGTTTGAGATCTTCAAGGATAATTTGAGGTTCATTGATGAACATAACTCTGTGAACCGCCCATACAAAGTTGGGCTTAACAAATTTGCTGATATGACTAATGAGGAGTATCGGGAGAAGTTCTTGGGTACCCAACCCAGCCCATACACAAACCTGCTTAACAAGAAGATTAACAAACGTTACTTGCCACTTCCAGGTGACCGGTTACCTAAGGCTGTGGATTGGCGTAAGGTTGGTGCTGTTAACCACGTCAAAGATCAAGGCCAATgtg Atatcccatttgcttgggcacg GAAATTGAGACACTCAATCTCATCGTTGATTTCATCTGAGGAGTTACATAAGGAGTTAGAGAAAATAAACTTAGAGATAATCCAcgaaggggaattggaagccaagttgagtgcattgtcCATTCAACCCACACTTTTCGGAGAAATCATGACTAAGCAATTAGAATATCCCAAGATCATGAAAATTTCGGGAACAGGCCAGTGA